CAATGGCATTTGAACTACCAGCTCTGCCTTATGCGAAAGACGCATTAGAACCACACATTTCAGCAGAAACTCTAGATTACCACCACGGTAAACACCACAACACTTACGTGGTTAAACTGAACGGTCTAATCCCAGGTACTGAATTTGAAGGCAAATCTCTAGAAGAGATCATCAAAACTTCAACTGGCGGCGTATTTAACAACGCAGCGCAAATCTGGAACCACACTTTCTACTGGCACTGTCTAGCGCCAAATGCAGGTGGCGAACCAACTGGCGCAGTTGCTGAGGCTATCAATGCAGCATTCGGTTCTTTCGAAGAATTCAAAGCGAAGTTCACTGACGCAGCAATCAACAACTTCGGTTCTTCTTGGACTTGGCTGGTGAAGAAAGCTGACGGTTCTCTAGACATCGTTAACACTTCAAACGCAGCAACTCCACTAACTGAAGCAGGCGTAACTCCGCTTCTAACTGTTGACCTGTGGGAACACGCTTACTACATCGACTACCGTAACCTACGTCCAGACTACATGAACGGTTTCTGGGCTCTAGTTAACTGGGATTTCGTTGCTGAAAACCTAGCTAAATAATTAGTGCGGTAAGCCAATTGTTCAAAAAGCCTGCAACTAGCAGGCTTTTTTTGTATCTATTGCTAATTTGCTTAAAGTTATTCGATAGTTAGCCGCTAATAGAGGCATCAAAGTAACAGAACCTGATGCAATGCAAGTCGAAGCAATTAACAACATCAATGCGATAACCGAACTTCAGTTCGGCATGGGGATTAACCATGCTGTGCACGAAGGGCGTCGTGCTGATTTTGCGCTGCTGCTATCGATGTTTTCTAATGACGTTCGTGACAATACACCCGTTGAACAAATTGAGACGGTAGAGATCACTGATAGTTCACTGCGTCAGCGTTTTGCGCTACCCGAACCTCAAGTACTCAAATCAGATCAGAGTTCTTACCAAATTTCAGCCTTACAGGCCCATCAATTCCATCATGGTGGACTGGCAAGCGCAAAACTCGCTCACTACCTTATTCCCGAAGCGCTCGTTTACTTACCTGAAGCCACTCATGATCTGCCGGAAGATGTGTACCACAACTTATCAATTCATCAACAACGCCAGCTTGGGGAAAAACAGCCCAAGAAACTGATGCCATTTGATCTTTACAATCAATTAGTTGAAGCACAGCGCAGTTATCAAATTCGAGCACAAGCCTAGCGCATGTTCACTTACCGCTCTGTACTAGCACATATTTTTTACCACAAAATGTCGCTTACCTAGATTGTGAATTAACGCAAAAAATGAACATTCAACCTAAGTAATTCACAACTTATTTGATGTTATTCACATCTAAATAACAATTAATCTACCATTCTATGTGGACAGATTTTCTGGCAACGTAAATGGAGAAAGTATGAAAATAGACAACGCAGTAGTCTTAGTCACCTCTGCCGGTTCTAGAGTTGGAGGCACCCTCGCAACTCACTTTTCTTCGTTGGGGGCCAAAGTAATCCTCTGTGATACCGATAAACGTCTATTGAATGAAACGTATGAGCGCTGCGCGTTATTAAATTCAGATACCTATCGCTTTGATGTTGAGGACTATTCTATTGCGTCTATCAAGCAACTCTTCGAGTTGATTGAACATCAGCTTCAGTGCAGCCCTGATATCTTGATCAATACGTTAACCTCTAAAGCCGTGCCTAATATTTTTGACCATGCGGCATACGACATGTTTTCGTTAAATCTAACCTCCCTAGCAAGCGCTCTGTTTGGATTTGGCCAAGCGACGGCACAACGTATGCGAGCAGAAAATAAGTGCGGAGTGATAGTGAACGTGATTGGTTACACCAACTACGAAGATATGGCAGGATTTGATAATGCCTCATCATTTGTTTCAGGGTTTACCCAAAGTTGGGCCAAAGAACTGACACCATTCAACATTCGTGTCGGAGGTGTGATTCCAAGTGGCGAAGCAAATGGACAAAATTGGTCAGAGATTCAAGATGAAGTGATTCGCAATACCGAATACATCATCTCGAATGAGTATTTTAGCGGTCGCGTAATGGCGGCTTAATTGGTGACGCTGATTGGCGTAATACGGCTTCAGCCGCTTCTTCTAGTAAATCCAGCACCAACTCAAAACCACGCTCACCACCATAATAGGGATCAGGGATTTCTTGTTGTTCTGATCCACCAAAACTTAAATAAAGTTTCAGCTTGTGTTGATACTGATTTGGACATATCGCCTTTAAATCGCGCAGATTATCTCGATCTGCCGCTAAAATCAGATCGAAATATTCGAAGTCGTTTGCTTCAACTTGTCGTGAACGAATCCCTTTGAATGAATACCCGCGGCGCTCACCAGCTTGACGTGAACGCTCATCAGGTGGGTTGCCTTGGTGATAACCGATGGTTCCCGCTGAGTCCACTTCAACGTCTATCCCCATCTGTTGTGCCTTGGCACGTAACACCGCTTCACCGGTCGGAGAGCGACAAATATTGCCCATACACACCACCAGTATTTTCTTCATCCTTGCACCTGCGAGATTGTTTGTTATTCACCGTTTTATCTTAGCGTGATATGCCCTCGGCTAAAATGCGGCATGGAAGAAAATTAGGGATTGCCAATAAAAAAGGGATTGAGTATTCGCTCAATCCCTTTTTTCATTTAGTGATGCTTAAAGCGTCCCACCAATTCTACTGCTCGCAATTGAGCCAAGGCTTTGGTCAATTCCAGCTGTGCTTGCTCAAAGCTCACACTGCCCACTTGAGCGTGGTTGATGTTGTCTAATGCCATTTGGCGAGCGGCTTCAGCACGAGCTTGGTCAATCTCTTCACCATGCAGTGCGGTATCCGCTAGCACCATCACCGTATCTGGCTGTACTTCCAGCATGCCACCTGAAATATACAAGATAGTTGGCTCTTGCTTTAGATCGGTCACAAAGCTGGCAATGCCTGGTTTAACGTTACTGATCAGTGGTGAGTGACCAGGACGAATCCCTAACTCACCACTCGCACCAGAAATCGCTAAGGCATGGGCTGGACCAGAAAAGATCGTACCTTCTGCACTTACAATTTGTAGTTCAAAGGTATTCTCACTTACTGCTATCGCCATATGAACTCCTCAGCCGTTATAGTGATTTGGCTTTTTCTAGCACTTCATCGATTGAACCGCAGTACAAGAAAGCTTGTTCTGGAATGTCATCGTATTGACCTGCTAGCAGACCTTTAAAGCCAGCAATGGTATCTTTAAGTGGTACGAACACACCTTTTTGACCAGTGAATACTTCCGCTACGTGGTATGGCTGAGTGAGGAAACGTTCCACTTTACGTGCACGTGACACCAACTGTTTATCTTCTTCAGATAATTCATCCATACCTAAAATCGCAATGATGTCTTTTAGCTCTTTGTAGCGTTGCAGTGTCATCTGTACGTTTTGCGCGACTTCGTAGTGCTCTTGACCCACAATCAGCGGATCCAATTGACGTGATGTAGAATCTAATGGGTCAATCGCAGGGTATAGACCGAGTGCGGCAATGTTACGTGATAACACCACAGTTGCATCTAAGTGAGCAAACGTTGTCGCTGGTGATGGGTCTGTTAAGTCATCCGCAGGTACATATACTGCTTGAATCGAAGTGATAGAACCCGTTCTGGTTGAAGTGATACGCTCTTGAAGCACACCCATCTCTTCAGCCAATGTTGGTTGATAACCTACCGCTGATGGCATACGACCTAGCAGTGCCGATACTTCTGTCCCTGCAAGGGTGTAACGATAAATATTGTCGATAAACAACAGTACGTCACGACCTTCATCACGAAAACGCTCAGCCATCGTTAAACCTGTTAGCGCAACGCGTAGACGGTTACCCGGTGGCTCGTTCATTTGGCCGTAAACCATGGCAACTTTATCCAGCACGCCTGCTTCTTTCATCTCAAAGTAGAAGTCGTTACCTTCACGAGTACGTTCACCAACACCGGTAAATACAGATAGACCCGAGTGAGCTTTCGCAATGTTATTGATAAGCTCCATCATGTTTACGGTTTTACCCACACCTGCACCACCGAACAGACCGATCTTACCGCCTTTAGCAAATGGACAGATAAGGTCGATAACTTTCACGCCAGTTTCTAAAAGCTCAGTGCTGTTCGCTTGCTCTTCATAGCTTGGGGCCGGGCGGTGAATACCATAACTGAGTTTTTCACCAATTGGGCCGCATTCATCGATTGGTTCACCCAATACGTTCATAATGCGACCAAGGGTTTCTTCGCCCACAGGCACAGTGATTGGCTCGCCAGTTGCGCGTACCGCAAGACCACGGCGTAAGCCGTCTGATGAACCCATTACTATGCAGCGTACGATGCCACCACCTAGTTGTTGTTGCACTTCTAAAACCAGTGCTGAAAACTCTTCATCCACCAAGCGCAGCGCATCATACACACGCGGGCCAGTGTTATTCTCAAATTCTACGTCAACGACAGCGCCGATGATTTTTACAATTTTACCGATACTCATTCTTAACCTCGGAATGTTCTTTATACCGCTTGTGCGCCGGATACGATTTCACTCAATTCTTGAGTGATGGCCGCTTGTCTCGCTTTGTTATAAACCAAACGCAGATCATCAATCAGTTGGCCTGCATTATCGGTGGCTGCTTTCATCGCAACCATACGAGAGGCTTGCTCGCATGCGACGTTTTCCACCGTACCTTGGTACACTTGAGACTCGATATAGCGTTGAATTAGATCATCCAAAATCACTCGTGGATCTTGTTCGTAGATATAATCCCAACGCGATGATTTCTTCGCATCGCTATCCAAATCGTCTTTTGGATAAGGCAATAGCTGCTTGATTATCGGTGCTTGAACAATGGTGTTTTCAAACTCATTGAACGCAATGTATAAGCGGTCAATTTCACCTTGTTTGTAGTAATCAAGCATCGCCTGAACCGTGCCCAGTAGATCTTCCAATTTAGGTTGATCACCTAAACCAGAAGTCTGAGCAACCACATGAGTCAAGCCATGGAAAAAGCTAATCGCTTTTGATCCAATCAAGGTGGTGTCAACCTCCACCCCTTTTGCTCGCCATTGCTGCATCTCGCTGAGCACTCGCTTAAATAAGTTAATATTCAAGCCACCACATAGACCACGGTCTGATGAGATGATGATATAAGCGACACGCTTCACTTCTCGTTCCATAAGAAATGGATGACTGTATTCAAGCGTACCAGCCGATACGTGGCTGATCACTCGACGCATACCTGCTGCATAAGGACGGGTCTTTTCCATATTGTCCTGTACCTTACGCATTTTGCTGGCGGCTACCATTTGCATCGCACTAGTGATCTTTTGCGTACTGTTAATACTGGCGATCTTCGTGCGAATCTCTTTTGTATTTGCCATAAAAAGCTCCGCTCTTATCTATTCGAGGATGACGCAATTACCAAGATTGCAATGCAACAAACTCTTCTAACAGCTTGGTAAGCTCGGCTTCGATTTGTTGGTTAAAGTCACCAGTGGCATTAATGTCTGCCATCAGTTGTGCGAAGTTCGATTTTGCGTAAGCAATAAGACCTTCTTCAAATGCACCCACTTTTGCCAACTCCACACCATTTAGGTAACCGCGCTCAGCAGCAAAAATCACCGCTGCTTGCTCTGCCACTGACATTGGTGCGTATTGTTTTTGCTTCATCAATTCGGTGACACGTTCACCGTGGTCGATTTGACGGCGAGTCGCTTCATCGAGATCGGAAGAGAACTGAGCAAACGCAGCCAATTCACGGTATTGAGCCAACGCAGTACGAATACCACCAGACAGTTTTTTGATGATCTTAGTTTGCGCAGCACCACCCACACGAGATACCGAAATACCTGGGTCAACCGCTGGACGTAGGCCTGAGTTAAACAGCTGAGTTTGCAAGAAGATCTGACCATCGGTAATCGAAATTACGTTAGTTGGTACAAACGCTGAAACGTCACCTGCTTGAGTTTCGATAATTGGCAATGCAGTCAATGAGCCAGTTTTGCCTTTGACTTCACCATTGGTGAAACGCTCAACATAAGCTTCATTTACACGTGCAGCACGTTCTAGTAGGCGAGAGTGCAAGTAGAATACATCACCAGGGAAAGCTTCACGGCCCGGTGGGCGTTTTAGTAGTAGTGAGATTTGACGGTAAGCAACGGCTTGTTTTGATAAATCATCATAAACAATCAGTGCATCTTCACCACGGTCACGGAAGTATTCACCCATGGTGCAACCTGCGTAAGGCGCTAAGTATTGTAACGCGGCTGATTCTGATGCTGATGCCACAACCACAATGGTATTTTCTAGTGCGCCATGCTCTGCGAGTTTGCGAACTACGTTAGCGATAGTTGAAGCTTTTTGACCAATAGCGACATAGATAGCTTTTACGCCAGAGTCTTTTTGGTTAATGATGGCATCAATCGCCATCGCTGTTTTACCAGTTTGGCGGTCACCGATGATCAACTCACGTTGACCACGGCCAATTGGTACCATTGAGTCAACGGCTTTGTAGCCAGTTTGAATTGGGGTATCAACCGATTTACGATCAATTACCCCAGGTGCGATAATTTCAACCGCGTTGTATTGTTTTGCGTTGATTTCACCAAGACCATCAATTGGTTGACCTAGCGTGTTCACCACACGGCCTAGCAATTCTGGGCCAACTGGCACTTCCAAAATGCGGCCAGTACCAGTAACTTTCATCCCTTCACTCAAGTCTGCATAAGGGCCCATCACCACCGCACCCACTGAGTGGCGTTCAAGGTTAAGTGCCAATGCATAACGATTGTCAGGCAATTCAATCATTTCGCCTTGCATCACATCAACAAGGCCATTAATGGTAATAATACCGTCGCAAATCGACACGATAGTGCCTTCATTGCGTGCTTGCGTACTAATGTCGAACGTTTCAATACGTTGTCTAATTAGATCGCTAATTTCTGTTGAATTTAGTTGCATCTTAAATACCTACTACACGTGCAAGTTAGTCGCTAAACGTTGAATTGAGGTCTGTAGAGAGCCATCAATCACTAACTCGCCGGCTTTAATTACCATGCCACCGATAAGATTTCGGTCGATTTTTCTCGCGAGGCTGATGTGACGATCAAATTTCTTCTCTAGCGCTTCGAGCAACTCTTCATACTGCTCATCATCTAAAGGCTCAGAGGTATATACCGTCACATCCAGACGCAAATCATTGTCATCTTTTAATTGAGTAAAAATCTCGGTAACACTACGCATGACGATTAAGCGCTGGTTTTCAGCCATCAGCTTGAGCAAATTCTGCATGTGCGAATCAATAAAGCCGTCACATACCGAGAACAGTAAGTGGAGGAAGTTATCCGTTTCGGATTTGCCACCCTGCTCCAATGCTTTCACTTGAGTCTCTAAACTTGGCTGCTCCATTACGTTGGCAACTAAATTTAGTCCTGCCATCCATTCGTCAAGTGCGTCATTTTCTTTTGCAAAATCAAAAGCCGCTTTGGCATATGGGTAAGCAATGGTTTGAATATCTGACATGTTGCTTCCCTTTTGCTTTAGATTTGCTTGATCATCTGGTCAACAAGATGACGGTTTGATTCCGTATCTAAATTTTTGCTGATCAGCTTTTGTGCACTTTGAATAACCAGATCCGCCATTTCCGCTTTCAGCTCTTGGCGTAGACGGTTACGTTCCGCCTCAATCTCGATATCACCTTGGGCAATAATGCGCGCTTTCTCTTCTTCAGCTTCTTTTACTGATTCATCGATAATCTGCGCTCGGCGTTTCTGCCCTTGCTCAATCAATTGGTTAACGTCTTTTTTGGCTTGCTCAATCATTTGCTCGCAATTTGCTCGAGTTAACGCCAGCTCTTTAGCCGCGTCTTCGGTATGACGTAAGCCTTGTGCGATCTCTTGTTGGCGTTCATCAAGCAATTTGACTAGCGGTGGCCATACATACTTCATGCAAAGCCAAACAAAAATCGCAAAGGATATAGCTTGACCAAGCATTGTTGCGTTTAAGTTCATCTCGCCCCCCTAATTAACGGACAGTTCTACTATTTCGATCTCGTTAAGGACAATTACGCAACTGCGAAGATGATGTATAAACCAATACCAACACCAATCATTGGAACCGCATCCACCAAGCCCATCATGATAAAGAACTGAGTACGTAGCATTGGGGTTAAATCAGGTTGACGAGCAACACCTTCTAAATATTTACCTGCTAGATTACCGATACCGGAAGCAGCACCAGCTGCACCTAAACCAATTAATAGTGCACCAGCAACATAAAGAACGGCACTTACAATATCCATAAATAACTCCGATATATTTTGTATATAACTTAAAAATAGAAAACTTTAAATATTAATGATGTTCTTCAACGGCCATTGCCAAATAAACAACGGTAAGAACCATAAATATAAATGCTTGCAAACAAACGATCAGGATGTGGAATAAAGCCCATGGAACACTTAATGCCCACTGCATCCACCACGGCATTAATGCGATCAGGATAAATATCATTTCCCCTGCATACATATTGCCGAATAATCGCAAACCCAATGAGATAGGTTTAGAAATTAGTGTTACAAGTTCCAGAATAAAATTCACTGGGTAAAGTAACGGATGTTGAAATGGTTGTGTGGTTAACTCTTTAATAAAGCCCACTAACCCTTTTGCTTTCAGCGTGTAGAAAATCACTAAGAAAAATACGCCTAAAGCCATCGACATCGTCACATTGACATCTGCTGAAGGAAGATCTCTGAAATGTTCAAAGCCTAAACTACGAGCAAGAGTAGGAACAAAATCAACTGGGATTAAATCGATTGTGTTCATCAGTAGCACCCAGACAAAGATGGTGAGTGCCATAGGGCCGATTAACTTATCTTTTGATTGGAAGATCTCACCGACTAGGTTGTTTACAAACTCAAACACAACTTCAATGAAGCATTGCAAACGACCTGGTACACCACGCGTCCCCTTGGATACCGCGTATCTAAATACCCCAATAAAAAGAAAGCCAAGTATCCAAACCATGAACATGGAGTCCATGTTTAATGCCCAAAAACCTGTCCCCTTAGTTAGAAATGTTAGATGGTGTTCAATATACTCATGGGCGGTCTGTACACTCTCCACCTATGCCTCCTTAGCATCATCATCGAGTACTTGTTTGTATAGAAGTGGTGCAACAAAATACCCGAGGAACGTAATGGCATAACTGATTAGTATCACGACATTTCGCATTTTGAAAAAGTGGAAAACGAGTGCAAACGAAATCACCGTATATACTAGTTTCACACTTCCGCTCAATTGCATTAAATCTTTAAGATCAACATTCGGTCTGTATTTAGCCTTGCGGCTAGCAACAAACATCCCAAACATGCCTGGAATAATTGCTAAAAATACACCAATGAATGCAGACTCAATATTTAACTCTCTATGAAATGAAGACAATAGTTCAAATGCAATTGCAAACAGACCGAAGGTCAATTGGCATAACATTATTTTCCTCATGGCTAATAATATATCTTTAGCAGTACTCTCTTCATAGCTATACCTTTTAGTTTTAATTTATTTATCCAACGACAAAATAACTAATGAATATAATTATTCGCAGCACTCTTCTGTTGCGAAAATTAAACTACTCCTAATTTCAAAATATGGAAATTGCAAAATCGAGCTTTATCATTCCATTTATGAGCGGATAATTATTCAAATACGAAACCATCAATTGCTCAAAACAAACGCTAACTTATATCAATATTTATTTTTCAATAAGTTAGATAAGAACAAGAGGTTTAACTTAGTAATAAATTAGTTAATTAAAACCTATCAATCACGAGTATTTCTTCGAAACTATTGATGTTAAGCAGCTCACTTTTTGCTCATTTCATTATTTAAAATTAACTTTCCATTGTTCAGTTGTTATGCAATCAAGCATTCTCAAAGGATTGATTGTGCAATTCACCTAGTGTATATGGGTTTTTATCCACACCTCATTGCTCTATTATGTAACTAAGCCAATGAGTCAAAAGGAATTCCCATGTCTACTGAAGACAACAAACAAGCCCAACACAAAGCTCGCCAAGAGAAAGTAAAGCAGCAAGTAGACGCTAAAATTGCCGCAGCTACCGAAGAAAAAGGCCTACTATTGGTCATTACTGGTAATGGTAAAGGCAAGTCCACATCTGGATTTGGCACCATTGCAAGGGCCGTAGGTCATGGCCTCAAATGCTCTGTTGCTCAATTTATTAAAGGCACTTGGGATAATGGTGAGCGTAACCTTTTGGAGAAACTTGGGGTTGAGTTTCAAGTGATGGCGACAGGCTTTACTTGGGAAACGCAAAATAAAGCCGCAGATACCGAAGCAGCGCAACTAGTATGGCAAGAGTGCAAACGCATGCTGCAAGATGACAGCATTGATGTGATTCTTTTTGATGAATTAACGTATATGGTGACTTACGGCTACATTGACTTAGACGAAGTGGTTGAAGCTCTCAATAATCGTCCGGCAATGCAATCTGTGGTGATCACTGGCCGTGCCGCTCATCGAACGCTAATTGAAATGGCGGATACCGTGTCAGAGGTAAGAAATGTTAAGCATGCCTTTGAATCTGGCGTCAAAGCACTAAAAGGTGTCGACTGGTAATTCTTGGACATAAAAAAGCCCGCTCATATAGCGGGCTTTGTCTTATCAACGAATTAGTTAAATAGATTTTTCAACAAGCCATCAACGGCTTTTTTCGTCTTCTCGTCTTTGATCTTATCGGTCAGTTTCTCAACGCCGCGATCGATCTCTTTTTGCGCTTTTTGCTTAAGCACATCATCTAACACCACTTTGAATTTAGGATTAGACCACGCACCTGAGACATTAACTGGGATAGTCAGATCTTTCAGTTCATCAATGTCTTTACCGCCTTGACCTTCTAAAGAACCAACAATTGACGTGCTAATCGTGAAGTCGACGGTCTCATTGATATAGTTGGCATCACCCTTACCACGAATACGCAATAGTGGTGATTGTGCATGCAAGTTGTCGGTCGTTACGACGCCATTTTTCAGATTTAAGGTCGCCGTCATTGCACTGAAATCAGTCTTCTTGACGTTGTCTTGCCCTTCCAGTTTTTGGCCTTTGATTTTGGCGTAAGTCTCACGAATAAGTTGAGCTACGTTAATGCCATTAACCGCTCCATCCGCAAAGTTGATTTTGATGGTACCTGCGAGGTTTTTCTTCATGGCGGTCGGCGC
Above is a window of Vibrio taketomensis DNA encoding:
- the sodB gene encoding superoxide dismutase [Fe] produces the protein MAFELPALPYAKDALEPHISAETLDYHHGKHHNTYVVKLNGLIPGTEFEGKSLEEIIKTSTGGVFNNAAQIWNHTFYWHCLAPNAGGEPTGAVAEAINAAFGSFEEFKAKFTDAAINNFGSSWTWLVKKADGSLDIVNTSNAATPLTEAGVTPLLTVDLWEHAYYIDYRNLRPDYMNGFWALVNWDFVAENLAK
- a CDS encoding VC2046/SO_2500 family protein, with the protein product MQVEAINNINAITELQFGMGINHAVHEGRRADFALLLSMFSNDVRDNTPVEQIETVEITDSSLRQRFALPEPQVLKSDQSSYQISALQAHQFHHGGLASAKLAHYLIPEALVYLPEATHDLPEDVYHNLSIHQQRQLGEKQPKKLMPFDLYNQLVEAQRSYQIRAQA
- a CDS encoding SDR family oxidoreductase codes for the protein MKIDNAVVLVTSAGSRVGGTLATHFSSLGAKVILCDTDKRLLNETYERCALLNSDTYRFDVEDYSIASIKQLFELIEHQLQCSPDILINTLTSKAVPNIFDHAAYDMFSLNLTSLASALFGFGQATAQRMRAENKCGVIVNVIGYTNYEDMAGFDNASSFVSGFTQSWAKELTPFNIRVGGVIPSGEANGQNWSEIQDEVIRNTEYIISNEYFSGRVMAA
- a CDS encoding low molecular weight protein-tyrosine-phosphatase; translated protein: MKKILVVCMGNICRSPTGEAVLRAKAQQMGIDVEVDSAGTIGYHQGNPPDERSRQAGERRGYSFKGIRSRQVEANDFEYFDLILAADRDNLRDLKAICPNQYQHKLKLYLSFGGSEQQEIPDPYYGGERGFELVLDLLEEAAEAVLRQSASPIKPPLRDR
- a CDS encoding F0F1 ATP synthase subunit epsilon; amino-acid sequence: MAIAVSENTFELQIVSAEGTIFSGPAHALAISGASGELGIRPGHSPLISNVKPGIASFVTDLKQEPTILYISGGMLEVQPDTVMVLADTALHGEEIDQARAEAARQMALDNINHAQVGSVSFEQAQLELTKALAQLRAVELVGRFKHH
- the atpD gene encoding F0F1 ATP synthase subunit beta, producing the protein MSIGKIVKIIGAVVDVEFENNTGPRVYDALRLVDEEFSALVLEVQQQLGGGIVRCIVMGSSDGLRRGLAVRATGEPITVPVGEETLGRIMNVLGEPIDECGPIGEKLSYGIHRPAPSYEEQANSTELLETGVKVIDLICPFAKGGKIGLFGGAGVGKTVNMMELINNIAKAHSGLSVFTGVGERTREGNDFYFEMKEAGVLDKVAMVYGQMNEPPGNRLRVALTGLTMAERFRDEGRDVLLFIDNIYRYTLAGTEVSALLGRMPSAVGYQPTLAEEMGVLQERITSTRTGSITSIQAVYVPADDLTDPSPATTFAHLDATVVLSRNIAALGLYPAIDPLDSTSRQLDPLIVGQEHYEVAQNVQMTLQRYKELKDIIAILGMDELSEEDKQLVSRARKVERFLTQPYHVAEVFTGQKGVFVPLKDTIAGFKGLLAGQYDDIPEQAFLYCGSIDEVLEKAKSL
- the atpG gene encoding F0F1 ATP synthase subunit gamma, giving the protein MANTKEIRTKIASINSTQKITSAMQMVAASKMRKVQDNMEKTRPYAAGMRRVISHVSAGTLEYSHPFLMEREVKRVAYIIISSDRGLCGGLNINLFKRVLSEMQQWRAKGVEVDTTLIGSKAISFFHGLTHVVAQTSGLGDQPKLEDLLGTVQAMLDYYKQGEIDRLYIAFNEFENTIVQAPIIKQLLPYPKDDLDSDAKKSSRWDYIYEQDPRVILDDLIQRYIESQVYQGTVENVACEQASRMVAMKAATDNAGQLIDDLRLVYNKARQAAITQELSEIVSGAQAV
- the atpA gene encoding F0F1 ATP synthase subunit alpha, which produces MQLNSTEISDLIRQRIETFDISTQARNEGTIVSICDGIITINGLVDVMQGEMIELPDNRYALALNLERHSVGAVVMGPYADLSEGMKVTGTGRILEVPVGPELLGRVVNTLGQPIDGLGEINAKQYNAVEIIAPGVIDRKSVDTPIQTGYKAVDSMVPIGRGQRELIIGDRQTGKTAMAIDAIINQKDSGVKAIYVAIGQKASTIANVVRKLAEHGALENTIVVVASASESAALQYLAPYAGCTMGEYFRDRGEDALIVYDDLSKQAVAYRQISLLLKRPPGREAFPGDVFYLHSRLLERAARVNEAYVERFTNGEVKGKTGSLTALPIIETQAGDVSAFVPTNVISITDGQIFLQTQLFNSGLRPAVDPGISVSRVGGAAQTKIIKKLSGGIRTALAQYRELAAFAQFSSDLDEATRRQIDHGERVTELMKQKQYAPMSVAEQAAVIFAAERGYLNGVELAKVGAFEEGLIAYAKSNFAQLMADINATGDFNQQIEAELTKLLEEFVALQSW
- a CDS encoding F0F1 ATP synthase subunit delta, which gives rise to MSDIQTIAYPYAKAAFDFAKENDALDEWMAGLNLVANVMEQPSLETQVKALEQGGKSETDNFLHLLFSVCDGFIDSHMQNLLKLMAENQRLIVMRSVTEIFTQLKDDNDLRLDVTVYTSEPLDDEQYEELLEALEKKFDRHISLARKIDRNLIGGMVIKAGELVIDGSLQTSIQRLATNLHV
- a CDS encoding F0F1 ATP synthase subunit B; protein product: MNLNATMLGQAISFAIFVWLCMKYVWPPLVKLLDERQQEIAQGLRHTEDAAKELALTRANCEQMIEQAKKDVNQLIEQGQKRRAQIIDESVKEAEEEKARIIAQGDIEIEAERNRLRQELKAEMADLVIQSAQKLISKNLDTESNRHLVDQMIKQI
- the atpB gene encoding F0F1 ATP synthase subunit A; its protein translation is MESVQTAHEYIEHHLTFLTKGTGFWALNMDSMFMVWILGFLFIGVFRYAVSKGTRGVPGRLQCFIEVVFEFVNNLVGEIFQSKDKLIGPMALTIFVWVLLMNTIDLIPVDFVPTLARSLGFEHFRDLPSADVNVTMSMALGVFFLVIFYTLKAKGLVGFIKELTTQPFQHPLLYPVNFILELVTLISKPISLGLRLFGNMYAGEMIFILIALMPWWMQWALSVPWALFHILIVCLQAFIFMVLTVVYLAMAVEEHH
- the cobO gene encoding cob(I)yrinic acid a,c-diamide adenosyltransferase encodes the protein MSTEDNKQAQHKARQEKVKQQVDAKIAAATEEKGLLLVITGNGKGKSTSGFGTIARAVGHGLKCSVAQFIKGTWDNGERNLLEKLGVEFQVMATGFTWETQNKAADTEAAQLVWQECKRMLQDDSIDVILFDELTYMVTYGYIDLDEVVEALNNRPAMQSVVITGRAAHRTLIEMADTVSEVRNVKHAFESGVKALKGVDW